In the Natrinema amylolyticum genome, one interval contains:
- the rpoA2 gene encoding DNA-directed RNA polymerase subunit A'', with translation MTNVEYAVDDDTIAVVEDTDLPRRLKDEVYETLEAREGATVEEADELAKAVETRYLDTRVDPLDPVGTVSAQSIGEPGTQLTMNTFHYAGVAEIDVTQGLPRLIELVDARKTPDTPMMTVYLEDEYATEREKAHEVVWNIEATQILALGDVSTNVADMRVQISLNEDTLQERMITAEEVAGIIEDSLGVKTIQQGSQIEFGPEEPSYRDLLQLVEELRDITFKGIEEVSRVVIRREELDNGNEEFVLYTEGSAFGDALEIEGVDASRTTCNNIHEIHRNLGIEAAREAIIEETNNTLAEQGLDDVNVRHLMLVADMMTNRGEIESIGRHGISGSKESVLARAAFEVTVNHLLNAAIHGEIDDLDGVTENVIVGKPIKLGTGDVDLRMGSTTSGSSQAD, from the coding sequence ATGACTAACGTCGAGTACGCCGTCGACGACGACACGATCGCAGTCGTCGAAGACACCGACCTTCCGCGGCGGCTCAAAGACGAGGTCTACGAGACGCTCGAGGCCCGCGAGGGCGCGACGGTCGAGGAGGCGGACGAACTCGCGAAGGCCGTCGAGACCCGCTACCTCGACACCCGCGTCGACCCGCTCGACCCCGTCGGGACGGTCTCGGCGCAGTCGATCGGCGAACCCGGGACGCAGCTGACGATGAACACGTTCCACTACGCCGGCGTCGCCGAGATCGACGTGACCCAGGGGCTGCCCCGGCTGATCGAGCTGGTCGACGCTCGAAAGACGCCAGACACGCCGATGATGACCGTCTACCTCGAGGACGAGTACGCGACCGAACGCGAGAAGGCCCACGAGGTCGTCTGGAACATCGAGGCGACACAGATCCTCGCGCTGGGCGACGTCTCGACGAACGTCGCGGACATGCGCGTTCAGATCTCGCTCAACGAGGACACGCTCCAGGAACGGATGATCACGGCCGAGGAGGTCGCCGGGATCATCGAGGACTCGCTCGGTGTGAAGACGATCCAGCAGGGGTCCCAAATCGAGTTCGGCCCCGAAGAGCCGTCCTACCGCGATCTCCTTCAGCTCGTCGAGGAGCTCCGCGACATTACGTTCAAGGGAATCGAGGAGGTCTCTCGGGTCGTCATCCGTCGGGAAGAACTCGACAACGGCAACGAGGAGTTCGTCCTCTACACCGAGGGTTCGGCCTTCGGTGACGCCTTGGAGATCGAGGGCGTCGACGCCTCGCGAACGACGTGTAACAACATCCACGAGATCCACCGCAATCTCGGTATCGAGGCCGCTCGCGAGGCGATCATCGAGGAGACGAACAACACGCTCGCCGAACAGGGACTGGACGACGTGAACGTCCGGCACCTGATGCTCGTTGCGGACATGATGACGAACCGCGGCGAGATCGAGTCGATCGGTCGGCACGGAATTTCGGGATCGAAGGAATCGGTGCTGGCCCGCGCGGCGTTCGAGGTGACGGTTAATCACCTGCTCAACGCCGCGATCCACGGTGAGATCGACGATCTCGACGGCGTAACGGAGAACGTCATCGTCGGGAAGCCGATCAAGCTCGGCACCGGCGACGTCGATCTCAGGATGGGGTCGACGACCTCCGGCAGCAGTCAGGCAGACTGA
- a CDS encoding NusA-like transcription termination signal-binding factor, producing MGVTLDDDARQYLAVFEDVTGVDGRDCLVTEGGDRLLILVASGGMGEAIGPGGRTVKRFEERADAQVRLVEDADDPEVFVANVLAPAVVYNVTISENNDTVAYVEVAEDDHGIAIGTNGRTIDAARRLVDRHFGIDDVQLI from the coding sequence ATGGGCGTTACCCTCGATGACGACGCCCGACAGTATCTCGCCGTGTTCGAGGACGTGACAGGCGTTGACGGCCGAGATTGTCTCGTCACCGAGGGCGGTGACCGGCTCCTGATCCTCGTCGCCAGTGGCGGGATGGGCGAAGCGATCGGTCCCGGCGGTCGAACGGTAAAGCGATTCGAAGAACGCGCCGACGCTCAGGTTCGACTCGTCGAGGACGCGGACGATCCCGAGGTGTTCGTCGCGAACGTGCTCGCACCGGCAGTCGTCTACAACGTTACGATTAGCGAGAACAACGACACCGTCGCGTACGTCGAAGTCGCCGAAGACGACCACGGTATCGCGATCGGGACGAACGGACGGACGATCGACGCCGCTCGACGGCTCGTAGATCGTCACTTCGGCATCGACGACGTCCAGCTCATTTAA